A single genomic interval of Symphalangus syndactylus isolate Jambi chromosome 18, NHGRI_mSymSyn1-v2.1_pri, whole genome shotgun sequence harbors:
- the IL17RA gene encoding interleukin-17 receptor A isoform X1 produces the protein MGAARSQPPAVPGPPLGLLLLLLGVLAPGGASLRLLDHRALVCSQPGLNCTVKNSTCLDDSWIHPRNLTPSSPKDLQIQLHFAHTQQGDLFPVAHIEWTLQTDASILYLEGAELSVLQLNTNERLCVKFEFLSKLRHHHRRWRFTFSHFVVDPDQEYEVTVHHLPKPIPDGDPNHQSKNFLVPDCEHTRMKVTTPCMSSGSLWDPNITVETLEAHQLRVSFTLWNESTHYQILLTSFPHMENHSCFQHMYHIPAPRPEEFHQRSNVTLTLRNLKGCCRHQVQIQPFFSSCLNDCLRHSATVSCLEMPDTPDYMPLWVYWFITGISILLVGSVILLIVCMTWRLAGPGSEKYSEDTKYTDGLPAADLTPPPLKPRKVWIIYSADHPLYVDVVLKFAQFLLTACGTEVALDLLEEQAVSEAGVMTWVGRQKQEMVESNSKIIILCSRGTRAKWQALLGRGAPVRLRCDHRKPVGDMFTAAMNMILPDFKRPACFGTYVVCYFSEVSCDGDVPDLFGAAPRYPLMDRFEEVYFRIQDLEMFQPGRMHRVGELSGDNYLRSPGGRQLRAALDRFRDWQVRCPDWFERENLYLADDQDAPSLDEEVFEEPLLPAGTGIVKRAPLVREPGSQACLAIDLLVREEGGAAVAKLEPHLQPRGQPAPQPLHTLVLAAEEGALVAAVEPGPLADGAAIRLALAGEGEACPLLGSPGAGRNSVLFLPVDPEDSPLGSTPMASPDLPEDVREHLEGLMLSLFQQSLSCQAQGDCSRPAMVLKDPHTQYEEEQRQSVQSDQGYISRSSPQPPDGLTEMEEEEEEEQDPGKPALPLSPEDLESLRSLQRQLLFRQLQKNSGWDTVGSESERPSA, from the exons ATGGGGGCCGCACGCAGCCAGCCGCCCGCTGTCCCGGGGCCCCCGCTGGGGCTGCTCCTGCTGCTCCTGGGCGTGCTGGCCCCGGGTGGCGCCTCCCTGCGACTCCTGGACCACCGGGCGCTGGTCTGCTCTCAGCCG GGGCTAAACTGCACGGTCAAGAATA GTACCTGCCTGGATGACAGCTGGATTCACCCTCGAAACCTGACCCCCTCCTCCCCAAAGGACCTGCAGATCCAGCTGCACTTTGCCCATACCCAGCAAGGAGACCTGTTCCCCGTGGCTCACATCGAATGGACGCTGCAGACAGACG cCAGCATCCTGTACCTCGAGGGTGCAGAGTTATCTGTCCTGCAGCTGAACACCAATGAACGTTTGTGCGTCAAGTTTGAGTTTCTGTCCAAACTGAGGCATCACCACAGGAGG TGGCGTTTTACCTTCAGCCACTTTGTGGTCGACCCTGACCAGGAATATGAGGTGACTGTTCACCACCTGCCCAAGCCCATCCCTGATGGGGACCCAAACCACCAGTCCAAGAATTTCCTCGTGCCTG ACTGTGAGCACACCAGGATGAAGGTAACCACGCCATGCATGAGCTCAG GCAGCCTGTGGGACCCCAACATCACTGTGGAGACCCTGGAGGCCCACCAGCTGCGTGTGAGCTTCACCCTGTGGAACGAATCTACCCATTACCAGATCCTGCTGACCAGTTTTCCACACATGGAGAACCACAGCTGCTTTCAGCACATGTACCACATACCTGCG CCCAGACCAGAGGAGTTCCACCAGCGATCCAACGTCACACTCACTCTACGCAACCTTAAAGGGTGCTGCCGCCACCAAGTGCAG ATCCAGCCCTTCTTCAGCAGCTGCCTCAATGACTGCCTCAGACACTCCGCGACTGTTTCCTGCCTAGAAATGCCAGACACTCCAG ACTACATGCCCCTGTGGGTGTACTGGTTCATCACGGGCATCTCCATCCTGCTGGTGGGCTCCGTCATCCTGCTCATCGTCTGCATGACCTGGAGGCTGGCCG ggCCTGGAAGTGAAAAATACAGTGAAGACACCAAATACACCG ATGGCCTGCCTGCGGCTGACCTGACCCCCCCACCGCTGAAGCCCAGGAAGGTCTGGATCATCTACTCAGCCGACCACCCCCTCTACGTGGACGTGGTCCTGAAATTCGCCCAGTTCCTGCTCACCGCCTGCGGCACGGAAGTGGCCCTGGACCTGCTGGAAGAGCAGGCCGTCTCGGAGGCGGGAGTCATGACCTGGGTGGGCCGTCAGAAGCAGGAGATGGTGGAGAGCAACTCGAAGATCATCATCCTGTGCTCCCGCGGCACGCGTGCCAAGTGGCAGGCGCTCCTGGGCCGGGGGGCACCTGTGCGGCTGCGCTGCGACCACCGGAAGCCCGTGGGGGACATGTTCACCGCAGCCATGAACATGATCCTCCCGGACTTCAAGAGGCCAGCCTGCTTCGGCACCTACGTAGTCTGCTACTTCAGCGAGGTCAGCTGTGACGGCGACGTCCCCGACCTGTTTGGCGCGGCGCCGCGGTACCCGCTCATGGATAGGTTCGAGGAGGTGTACTTCCGCATCCAGGACCTGGAGATGTTCCAGCCGGGCCGCATGCACCGCGTGGGGGAGCTGTCGGGGGACAACTACCTGCGGAGCCCGGGCGGCAGGCAGCTCCGCGCCGCCCTGGACAGGTTCCGGGACTGGCAGGTCCGCTGCCCCGACTGGTTCGAACGTGAGAACCTCTACTTGGCCGATGACCAGGATGCCCCGTCCCTAGACGAAGAGGTGTTTGAGGAGCCGCTGCTGCCTGCGGGAACCGGCATCGTGAAGCGGGCGCCCTTGGTGCGCGAGCCTGGCTCCCAGGCCTGCCTGGCGATAGACCTCCTGGTCAGGGAGGAAGGCGGAGCAGCAGTGGCAAAGCTGGAACCTCACCTGCAGCCCCGGGGTCAGCCAGCACCGCAGCCCCTCCACACCCTGGTGCTCGCCGCAGAGGAGGGGGCCCTGGTGGCCGCGGTGGAGCCTGGGCCCCTGGCTGACGGTGCCGCTATCCGGCTGGCACTGGCGGGGGAGGGCGAGGCCTGCCCGCTGCTGGGCAGCCCGGGCGCTGGGCGAAATAGCGTCCTCTTCCTCCCTGTGGACCCCGAGGACTCGCCCCTTGGCAGCACCCCCATGGCGTCTCCTGACCTTCCAGAGGACGTGAGGGAGCACCTCGAAGGCTTGATGCTCTCGCTCTTCCAGCAGAGTCTGAGCTGCCAGGCCCAGGGGGACTGCAGTAGACCCGCCATGGTCCTCAAAGACCCACACACGCAGTACGAGGAGGAGCAGCGGCAGTCAGTGCAGTCTGACCAGGGTTACATCTCCAGGAGCTCCCCGCAGCCCCCCGACGGACTCACGGaaatggaggaagaggaagaagaggagcagGACCCAGGGAAGCCGGCCCTGCCACTCTCTCCCGAGGACTTGGAGAGCCTGAGGAGCCTCCAGCGGCAGCTGCTTTTCCGCCAGCTGCAGAAGAACTCGGGCTGGGACACGGTGGGGTCGGAGTCAGAGAGGCCCAGTGCATGA
- the IL17RA gene encoding interleukin-17 receptor A isoform X2: MGAARSQPPAVPGPPLGLLLLLLGVLAPGGASLRLLDHRALVCSQPGLNCTVKNSTCLDDSWIHPRNLTPSSPKDLQIQLHFAHTQQGDLFPVAHIEWTLQTDASILYLEGAELSVLQLNTNERLCVKFEFLSKLRHHHRRWRFTFSHFVVDPDQEYEVTVHHLPKPIPDGDPNHQSKNFLVPDCEHTRMKVTTPCMSSGSLWDPNITVETLEAHQLRVSFTLWNESTHYQILLTSFPHMENHSCFQHMYHIPAPRPEEFHQRSNVTLTLRNLKGCCRHQVQIQPFFSSCLNDCLRHSATVSCLEMPDTPEPIPDYMPLWVYWFITGISILLVGSVILLIVCMTWRLAGPGSEKYSEDTKYTDGLPAADLTPPPLKPRKVWIIYSADHPLYVDVVLKFAQFLLTACGTEVALDLLEEQAVSEAGVMTWVGRQKQEMVESNSKIIILCSRGTRAKWQALLGRGAPVRLRCDHRKPVGDMFTAAMNMILPDFKRPACFGTYVVCYFSEVSCDGDVPDLFGAAPRYPLMDRFEEVYFRIQDLEMFQPGRMHRVGELSGDNYLRSPGGRQLRAALDRFRDWQVRCPDWFERENLYLADDQDAPSLDEEVFEEPLLPAGTGIVKRAPLVREPGSQACLAIDLLVREEGGAAVAKLEPHLQPRGQPAPQPLHTLVLAAEEGALVAAVEPGPLADGAAIRLALAGEGEACPLLGSPGAGRNSVLFLPVDPEDSPLGSTPMASPDLPEDVREHLEGLMLSLFQQSLSCQAQGDCSRPAMVLKDPHTQYEEEQRQSVQSDQGYISRSSPQPPDGLTEMEEEEEEEQDPGKPALPLSPEDLESLRSLQRQLLFRQLQKNSGWDTVGSESERPSA; the protein is encoded by the exons ATGGGGGCCGCACGCAGCCAGCCGCCCGCTGTCCCGGGGCCCCCGCTGGGGCTGCTCCTGCTGCTCCTGGGCGTGCTGGCCCCGGGTGGCGCCTCCCTGCGACTCCTGGACCACCGGGCGCTGGTCTGCTCTCAGCCG GGGCTAAACTGCACGGTCAAGAATA GTACCTGCCTGGATGACAGCTGGATTCACCCTCGAAACCTGACCCCCTCCTCCCCAAAGGACCTGCAGATCCAGCTGCACTTTGCCCATACCCAGCAAGGAGACCTGTTCCCCGTGGCTCACATCGAATGGACGCTGCAGACAGACG cCAGCATCCTGTACCTCGAGGGTGCAGAGTTATCTGTCCTGCAGCTGAACACCAATGAACGTTTGTGCGTCAAGTTTGAGTTTCTGTCCAAACTGAGGCATCACCACAGGAGG TGGCGTTTTACCTTCAGCCACTTTGTGGTCGACCCTGACCAGGAATATGAGGTGACTGTTCACCACCTGCCCAAGCCCATCCCTGATGGGGACCCAAACCACCAGTCCAAGAATTTCCTCGTGCCTG ACTGTGAGCACACCAGGATGAAGGTAACCACGCCATGCATGAGCTCAG GCAGCCTGTGGGACCCCAACATCACTGTGGAGACCCTGGAGGCCCACCAGCTGCGTGTGAGCTTCACCCTGTGGAACGAATCTACCCATTACCAGATCCTGCTGACCAGTTTTCCACACATGGAGAACCACAGCTGCTTTCAGCACATGTACCACATACCTGCG CCCAGACCAGAGGAGTTCCACCAGCGATCCAACGTCACACTCACTCTACGCAACCTTAAAGGGTGCTGCCGCCACCAAGTGCAG ATCCAGCCCTTCTTCAGCAGCTGCCTCAATGACTGCCTCAGACACTCCGCGACTGTTTCCTGCCTAGAAATGCCAGACACTCCAG AACCAATTCCAG ACTACATGCCCCTGTGGGTGTACTGGTTCATCACGGGCATCTCCATCCTGCTGGTGGGCTCCGTCATCCTGCTCATCGTCTGCATGACCTGGAGGCTGGCCG ggCCTGGAAGTGAAAAATACAGTGAAGACACCAAATACACCG ATGGCCTGCCTGCGGCTGACCTGACCCCCCCACCGCTGAAGCCCAGGAAGGTCTGGATCATCTACTCAGCCGACCACCCCCTCTACGTGGACGTGGTCCTGAAATTCGCCCAGTTCCTGCTCACCGCCTGCGGCACGGAAGTGGCCCTGGACCTGCTGGAAGAGCAGGCCGTCTCGGAGGCGGGAGTCATGACCTGGGTGGGCCGTCAGAAGCAGGAGATGGTGGAGAGCAACTCGAAGATCATCATCCTGTGCTCCCGCGGCACGCGTGCCAAGTGGCAGGCGCTCCTGGGCCGGGGGGCACCTGTGCGGCTGCGCTGCGACCACCGGAAGCCCGTGGGGGACATGTTCACCGCAGCCATGAACATGATCCTCCCGGACTTCAAGAGGCCAGCCTGCTTCGGCACCTACGTAGTCTGCTACTTCAGCGAGGTCAGCTGTGACGGCGACGTCCCCGACCTGTTTGGCGCGGCGCCGCGGTACCCGCTCATGGATAGGTTCGAGGAGGTGTACTTCCGCATCCAGGACCTGGAGATGTTCCAGCCGGGCCGCATGCACCGCGTGGGGGAGCTGTCGGGGGACAACTACCTGCGGAGCCCGGGCGGCAGGCAGCTCCGCGCCGCCCTGGACAGGTTCCGGGACTGGCAGGTCCGCTGCCCCGACTGGTTCGAACGTGAGAACCTCTACTTGGCCGATGACCAGGATGCCCCGTCCCTAGACGAAGAGGTGTTTGAGGAGCCGCTGCTGCCTGCGGGAACCGGCATCGTGAAGCGGGCGCCCTTGGTGCGCGAGCCTGGCTCCCAGGCCTGCCTGGCGATAGACCTCCTGGTCAGGGAGGAAGGCGGAGCAGCAGTGGCAAAGCTGGAACCTCACCTGCAGCCCCGGGGTCAGCCAGCACCGCAGCCCCTCCACACCCTGGTGCTCGCCGCAGAGGAGGGGGCCCTGGTGGCCGCGGTGGAGCCTGGGCCCCTGGCTGACGGTGCCGCTATCCGGCTGGCACTGGCGGGGGAGGGCGAGGCCTGCCCGCTGCTGGGCAGCCCGGGCGCTGGGCGAAATAGCGTCCTCTTCCTCCCTGTGGACCCCGAGGACTCGCCCCTTGGCAGCACCCCCATGGCGTCTCCTGACCTTCCAGAGGACGTGAGGGAGCACCTCGAAGGCTTGATGCTCTCGCTCTTCCAGCAGAGTCTGAGCTGCCAGGCCCAGGGGGACTGCAGTAGACCCGCCATGGTCCTCAAAGACCCACACACGCAGTACGAGGAGGAGCAGCGGCAGTCAGTGCAGTCTGACCAGGGTTACATCTCCAGGAGCTCCCCGCAGCCCCCCGACGGACTCACGGaaatggaggaagaggaagaagaggagcagGACCCAGGGAAGCCGGCCCTGCCACTCTCTCCCGAGGACTTGGAGAGCCTGAGGAGCCTCCAGCGGCAGCTGCTTTTCCGCCAGCTGCAGAAGAACTCGGGCTGGGACACGGTGGGGTCGGAGTCAGAGAGGCCCAGTGCATGA
- the IL17RA gene encoding interleukin-17 receptor A isoform X3 — protein sequence MGAARSQPPAVPGPPLGLLLLLLGVLAPGGASLRLLDHRALVCSQPGLNCTVKNSTCLDDSWIHPRNLTPSSPKDLQIQLHFAHTQQGDLFPVAHIEWTLQTDASILYLEGAELSVLQLNTNERLCVKFEFLSKLRHHHRRWRFTFSHFVVDPDQEYEVTVHHLPKPIPDGDPNHQSKNFLVPDCEHTRMKVTTPCMSSGSLWDPNITVETLEAHQLRVSFTLWNESTHYQILLTSFPHMENHSCFQHMYHIPAPRPEEFHQRSNVTLTLRNLKGCCRHQVQIQPFFSSCLNDCLRHSATVSCLEMPDTPEPIPGPGSEKYSEDTKYTDGLPAADLTPPPLKPRKVWIIYSADHPLYVDVVLKFAQFLLTACGTEVALDLLEEQAVSEAGVMTWVGRQKQEMVESNSKIIILCSRGTRAKWQALLGRGAPVRLRCDHRKPVGDMFTAAMNMILPDFKRPACFGTYVVCYFSEVSCDGDVPDLFGAAPRYPLMDRFEEVYFRIQDLEMFQPGRMHRVGELSGDNYLRSPGGRQLRAALDRFRDWQVRCPDWFERENLYLADDQDAPSLDEEVFEEPLLPAGTGIVKRAPLVREPGSQACLAIDLLVREEGGAAVAKLEPHLQPRGQPAPQPLHTLVLAAEEGALVAAVEPGPLADGAAIRLALAGEGEACPLLGSPGAGRNSVLFLPVDPEDSPLGSTPMASPDLPEDVREHLEGLMLSLFQQSLSCQAQGDCSRPAMVLKDPHTQYEEEQRQSVQSDQGYISRSSPQPPDGLTEMEEEEEEEQDPGKPALPLSPEDLESLRSLQRQLLFRQLQKNSGWDTVGSESERPSA from the exons ATGGGGGCCGCACGCAGCCAGCCGCCCGCTGTCCCGGGGCCCCCGCTGGGGCTGCTCCTGCTGCTCCTGGGCGTGCTGGCCCCGGGTGGCGCCTCCCTGCGACTCCTGGACCACCGGGCGCTGGTCTGCTCTCAGCCG GGGCTAAACTGCACGGTCAAGAATA GTACCTGCCTGGATGACAGCTGGATTCACCCTCGAAACCTGACCCCCTCCTCCCCAAAGGACCTGCAGATCCAGCTGCACTTTGCCCATACCCAGCAAGGAGACCTGTTCCCCGTGGCTCACATCGAATGGACGCTGCAGACAGACG cCAGCATCCTGTACCTCGAGGGTGCAGAGTTATCTGTCCTGCAGCTGAACACCAATGAACGTTTGTGCGTCAAGTTTGAGTTTCTGTCCAAACTGAGGCATCACCACAGGAGG TGGCGTTTTACCTTCAGCCACTTTGTGGTCGACCCTGACCAGGAATATGAGGTGACTGTTCACCACCTGCCCAAGCCCATCCCTGATGGGGACCCAAACCACCAGTCCAAGAATTTCCTCGTGCCTG ACTGTGAGCACACCAGGATGAAGGTAACCACGCCATGCATGAGCTCAG GCAGCCTGTGGGACCCCAACATCACTGTGGAGACCCTGGAGGCCCACCAGCTGCGTGTGAGCTTCACCCTGTGGAACGAATCTACCCATTACCAGATCCTGCTGACCAGTTTTCCACACATGGAGAACCACAGCTGCTTTCAGCACATGTACCACATACCTGCG CCCAGACCAGAGGAGTTCCACCAGCGATCCAACGTCACACTCACTCTACGCAACCTTAAAGGGTGCTGCCGCCACCAAGTGCAG ATCCAGCCCTTCTTCAGCAGCTGCCTCAATGACTGCCTCAGACACTCCGCGACTGTTTCCTGCCTAGAAATGCCAGACACTCCAG AACCAATTCCAG ggCCTGGAAGTGAAAAATACAGTGAAGACACCAAATACACCG ATGGCCTGCCTGCGGCTGACCTGACCCCCCCACCGCTGAAGCCCAGGAAGGTCTGGATCATCTACTCAGCCGACCACCCCCTCTACGTGGACGTGGTCCTGAAATTCGCCCAGTTCCTGCTCACCGCCTGCGGCACGGAAGTGGCCCTGGACCTGCTGGAAGAGCAGGCCGTCTCGGAGGCGGGAGTCATGACCTGGGTGGGCCGTCAGAAGCAGGAGATGGTGGAGAGCAACTCGAAGATCATCATCCTGTGCTCCCGCGGCACGCGTGCCAAGTGGCAGGCGCTCCTGGGCCGGGGGGCACCTGTGCGGCTGCGCTGCGACCACCGGAAGCCCGTGGGGGACATGTTCACCGCAGCCATGAACATGATCCTCCCGGACTTCAAGAGGCCAGCCTGCTTCGGCACCTACGTAGTCTGCTACTTCAGCGAGGTCAGCTGTGACGGCGACGTCCCCGACCTGTTTGGCGCGGCGCCGCGGTACCCGCTCATGGATAGGTTCGAGGAGGTGTACTTCCGCATCCAGGACCTGGAGATGTTCCAGCCGGGCCGCATGCACCGCGTGGGGGAGCTGTCGGGGGACAACTACCTGCGGAGCCCGGGCGGCAGGCAGCTCCGCGCCGCCCTGGACAGGTTCCGGGACTGGCAGGTCCGCTGCCCCGACTGGTTCGAACGTGAGAACCTCTACTTGGCCGATGACCAGGATGCCCCGTCCCTAGACGAAGAGGTGTTTGAGGAGCCGCTGCTGCCTGCGGGAACCGGCATCGTGAAGCGGGCGCCCTTGGTGCGCGAGCCTGGCTCCCAGGCCTGCCTGGCGATAGACCTCCTGGTCAGGGAGGAAGGCGGAGCAGCAGTGGCAAAGCTGGAACCTCACCTGCAGCCCCGGGGTCAGCCAGCACCGCAGCCCCTCCACACCCTGGTGCTCGCCGCAGAGGAGGGGGCCCTGGTGGCCGCGGTGGAGCCTGGGCCCCTGGCTGACGGTGCCGCTATCCGGCTGGCACTGGCGGGGGAGGGCGAGGCCTGCCCGCTGCTGGGCAGCCCGGGCGCTGGGCGAAATAGCGTCCTCTTCCTCCCTGTGGACCCCGAGGACTCGCCCCTTGGCAGCACCCCCATGGCGTCTCCTGACCTTCCAGAGGACGTGAGGGAGCACCTCGAAGGCTTGATGCTCTCGCTCTTCCAGCAGAGTCTGAGCTGCCAGGCCCAGGGGGACTGCAGTAGACCCGCCATGGTCCTCAAAGACCCACACACGCAGTACGAGGAGGAGCAGCGGCAGTCAGTGCAGTCTGACCAGGGTTACATCTCCAGGAGCTCCCCGCAGCCCCCCGACGGACTCACGGaaatggaggaagaggaagaagaggagcagGACCCAGGGAAGCCGGCCCTGCCACTCTCTCCCGAGGACTTGGAGAGCCTGAGGAGCCTCCAGCGGCAGCTGCTTTTCCGCCAGCTGCAGAAGAACTCGGGCTGGGACACGGTGGGGTCGGAGTCAGAGAGGCCCAGTGCATGA